From a region of the Rhizophagus irregularis chromosome 3, complete sequence genome:
- a CDS encoding Rho GTPase yields the protein MASSSSKKDVIRRKLVIVGDGACGKTSLLSVFTLGYFPKEYEPTVFENHVTDLKIDGKPVQLALWDTAGQEEYERLRPLSYSKAHVILIAFAVDIPDSFENVSAKWIDEVNSLCPGVPVILVGLKKDLRDDEARIAEMQKKGISFVDPKQAEVIAKQIGARKYLECSALTGENVDNVFEAASRAALLSRENVSNGCCVLL from the exons atggcTTCAAGTTCTTCAAAAAAAGACGTCATTCGACGCAAATTAGTTATTGTTGGAGACGGTGCCTGTGGTAAAACTTCGCTATTATCCGTTTTTACATTAGGATACTTCCCAAAG GAATAC gAACCAACCGTATTCGAAAATCATGTGACAGACCTTAAAATTGACGGAAAACCTGTACAATTGGCGTTATGGGATACTGC AGGACAAGAAGAATATGAG CGTCTTAGACCTCTTTCTTATTCTAAAGCTCACGTTATTTTGATCGCCTTTGCGGTAGATATACCCGATTCTTTTGAGAACGTGTCTGCAAAG TGGATTGATGAGGTCAATTCTCTTTGTCCAGGTGTTCCGGTTATCTTAGTAGGTTTAAAGAAAGACTTAAGAGATGACGAAGCCAGAATTGCAGAAATGCAAAAGAAAGGCATTTCCTTTGTCGATCCTAAACag gcTGAAGTAATAGCAAAACAAATAGGTGCTCGAAAATATTTAGAATGTTCAGCATTAACTGGAGAAAATGTTGATAATGTTTTTGAAGCTGCATCAAGGGCTGCACTTTTGTCACGTGAAAATGTTTCCAATGGCTGTTGTGTTTTACTGTAA